The stretch of DNA CGATCTCGTCCTGCCGACCGGTCGGCAGCTCTCCGGTGGGCCGGCCCGCGACGATGTTCCGCGACGCGGTGCAGAGCGTGTCCAGCGGGTTCGCCAGCCGGCGCGCGAAGAGCACGCCGACGGTGACCGCCACGCCGAGCAGGACGAGGGTCAGGGACACCGAACGCCGGCGGACTTCGCGGAGGGCCGCGGGCGCGTCACGGGCAACGACGGTGGTTCCCAGCAGCAGCCACCGCCCGGGGTCGTCGGGAAACGGGGTGATTCGACGGAAGCCGACGAGTCCCGGGTCGGCGTCGGAGGCGTCGTGTGACCGGATCAGTGCCAGCAGCGCCGGGGTGCCGGCGGGCAGCACGGTCTCGCCGAAGTCGTCTTGCACGCGGTGGGGCGTGCCGAGGTCGAAGCCGAACGTCCGGGCGGCGTCCGGGTGGCTCAGGTAGTTGCCGTCGCCGTCGGCGATGTAGAACGGATGCGCGGCGGAAGGGCGCCCCAACTGTCGGGCGACGAGTTCGTCGAAACTGATGTTCACGATGACGATGCCGAGCGTGCGGCCGTCCGTGGCGGCTATGGCCGTGGCGACCCTCAACATCGGCCGGTGGGGCACCTCGATGCGCCCGTGTTCCCGGTTCAGGTCGATCCGGGAATAGAAGAGCCGGCCGGCCGGCACGCCCAACGAGGCCACGAAGTAGTCGCGATCGCCCTTGTGCTGCAGCTCGGCGTCCGGCACCCGGTGCAGGTCCTGGCCGTGCTGGTCGATGCGGAGCAACTCCCGGCCATCGTCGGCCACCCCGATGAACCGGACCTGATCGAAGGCCGGGTGGGTCGAGATGGCCCGCTCGAACACTGCAGCGCACCGGTCCGCCAGGATCCCCGCCCGGGCCGTGTCGCCGGCGGCGCTCGCGGTCGCGAGAGGCACGAGATCGGGCAGGCTGGCCAGCGTGCGCACCGTCCGGTCGACCTCGTGGATTGCGCCGGTCAGGGCTGTTCCCTTGACCCACGACTGCTGTTCGATCGAACTGCGCTCGATCTCGCTGATGACTTCCCGGTAGCTCCGGTCGGCCACCGAAGCGAACAGGGCGGTGCTGCCGACCGCCACGGCGAACACGAGCAGGACGATGCGGTTGCGGATCGTGGGGCGCACGGGGCTCCTCCGGGGCGTCGCCGAGCGGCCGCCGACGCGGGAACGTCGGCGACCGGCATCGGCCGTGTCGTGATTCAGAATGGATCGTCTGGATTGCGGAAACCTGTAGGCTATTCAGGGCAGCGGGACCGCAGCCGCGCCGGGCGCCCCCGGCCGGGTCCGCTACGGATGCCCCAGAACCACGATCTGACCCAGCACCGTCATGTCGGTCCATTGGCTGTTGCCGTTGGGGTCGCGCCCCGGCGAGCGCCCGCCGACTCAGCGACCCAGCCGGCCGGTGACTTTCAGGACGAGGACGAACGCGCACAGCAGCCAGAGGAAGCCGCAGATCCGGCGGGCGGTGACGCCGTCGCCGTCCTGGTCGATCCACCAGACGCGGCGCGACACGCGTGGGTAGAGGACGCCGCAGAGGGTGGCGCCCACCAGACAGATGATCGCAACGGGGTCGCGGTGGAGCATGGCGACAGCCTAGCATGGCCGGGCGGGCGATGGGAACGCCATCCTGAAGAAGAACGCCCCCGCCGACCGGCGGGGGCGCTTCATCTCGTCGTCTCCCG from bacterium encodes:
- a CDS encoding HAMP domain-containing protein, giving the protein MRPTIRNRIVLLVFAVAVGSTALFASVADRSYREVISEIERSSIEQQSWVKGTALTGAIHEVDRTVRTLASLPDLVPLATASAAGDTARAGILADRCAAVFERAISTHPAFDQVRFIGVADDGRELLRIDQHGQDLHRVPDAELQHKGDRDYFVASLGVPAGRLFYSRIDLNREHGRIEVPHRPMLRVATAIAATDGRTLGIVIVNISFDELVARQLGRPSAAHPFYIADGDGNYLSHPDAARTFGFDLGTPHRVQDDFGETVLPAGTPALLALIRSHDASDADPGLVGFRRITPFPDDPGRWLLLGTTVVARDAPAALREVRRRSVSLTLVLLGVAVTVGVLFARRLANPLDTLCTASRNIVAGRPTGELPTGRQDEIGDLARTMESMLTALEARERKLRAANESLTAANADLEQFAHVASHDLREPARRIGALADLVLHHADGRLTPEGNEILGLLHGEADRMLDLITDLRSLVEIGDGALTRVPTRLDAVVRNVLQAWRDEIADRPVAVRVGGLPELPAFAGLVEILLTNIVDNAFAFTGRRPFALDITVDTSGDEPVIGVRNTGSTIPPQKLAGIFAPFNRLDPEHSGRGFGLAVSRRIVERHGGRIWAETGRDHVSIHFTLGGKPCPTQQPEPPEACLQSSWSTTAL